In Deinococcus sp. YIM 134068, the following are encoded in one genomic region:
- a CDS encoding DUF1684 domain-containing protein: MTADAHARAIADFRRRKDEHFLAGRGPLKGEELGSFRGLSYYPPDSAWSFTVPVERADGTEVTLGTNTGETRVMARFGTVTVELPGGPHTLTLYAPSGDEAPARVFVPFRDATSGPETYGAGRYLDAPLNGDAEGGFSVQLDFNLAYHPYCAYGEGWTCPLPPRENWLTQPIPAGERLPDA; the protein is encoded by the coding sequence GTGACGGCGGACGCCCACGCGCGGGCCATCGCCGACTTCCGCCGTCGCAAGGACGAGCATTTCTTGGCGGGGCGCGGGCCATTGAAGGGTGAGGAATTGGGGAGCTTCCGGGGCCTGAGCTACTACCCGCCCGACTCCGCCTGGAGCTTCACCGTACCCGTGGAGCGCGCGGACGGGACGGAGGTCACGCTGGGCACGAATACGGGCGAGACGCGCGTGATGGCCCGCTTCGGCACGGTGACGGTGGAGTTACCGGGCGGACCACACACCCTCACCCTGTATGCCCCTTCCGGCGACGAGGCACCCGCGCGGGTCTTCGTCCCCTTCCGCGACGCGACGAGCGGGCCGGAGACCTACGGGGCCGGGCGGTATCTGGACGCGCCGCTGAACGGGGACGCCGAGGGTGGGTTCAGCGTCCAGCTCGACTTCAACCTCGCCTATCACCCCTACTGCGCCTACGGGGAGGGATGGACCTGTCCCCTGCCACCCCGCGAGAACTGGCTGACCCAGCCCATTCCTGCCGGGGAGCGGCTGCCGGACGCCTGA
- a CDS encoding RNA-binding S4 domain-containing protein codes for MTYDDARPEREERDTIDLQDFLKLRGMVETGGEAKFRVQGGEVRLNGVIETRRRKKLRRGDIVEYAGERVRVDW; via the coding sequence ATGACCTATGACGACGCCCGGCCTGAGCGCGAGGAGCGCGACACCATCGACCTTCAGGACTTTCTCAAGCTGCGCGGGATGGTGGAGACGGGCGGCGAGGCGAAGTTCCGGGTGCAGGGCGGCGAGGTGCGGCTCAACGGGGTGATCGAGACGCGGCGGCGTAAGAAGCTGCGACGGGGCGACATCGTGGAGTACGCGGGCGAGCGCGTGCGGGTGGACTGGTGA